A portion of the Calothrix sp. 336/3 genome contains these proteins:
- a CDS encoding lipopolysaccharide biosynthesis protein — protein sequence MVINKLKHLSSDRFLRNVGWLGVAEIVNRIFRLATTVTLARFLNAYDYGVISIIYTIFDIGNVLTIRAGIGAKIIHAEEKDLKVVCDTSYWLNWILGISLFIFQCLVAYPLAFFYKNNGLILPICAVGLIYLMMPIYTVQSTLIERENSLKITAIANAVQSIVTNLMTVILAWRGFGVWAVVLSMICSYIPWVVIILLNHSWRPPNRFTLDNWQQIASFGSKLLGVDLLSRVRMYLDYMIIGPFLGLEALGMYFFAFNAGLGISQSVINAFTSALFPHLCAARNDKKELQTQFFRSLKTIGLIVVPLVALQITLAPFYVPIVFGQKWVPGIPILILICLSAIPLSLSRATSQLLQAVDKTQVDLYWNLIFTVFFAASLLVAVQGGILWVAIAVLFTQLIAMPIFGIWVIRQVFGKR from the coding sequence ATGGTAATCAATAAACTCAAGCATCTATCATCCGACCGTTTTCTACGTAATGTAGGATGGTTGGGAGTTGCAGAAATAGTTAACCGGATATTTCGTCTCGCAACAACTGTCACCCTAGCTCGTTTTCTCAACGCCTACGATTATGGTGTGATCTCCATTATTTATACTATTTTTGATATTGGTAATGTTTTAACCATTCGTGCGGGAATTGGCGCAAAAATCATTCATGCGGAAGAAAAAGACTTAAAAGTAGTTTGTGATACCTCCTATTGGCTGAATTGGATATTAGGCATTTCCTTATTTATTTTTCAGTGTTTAGTTGCCTATCCCCTGGCATTTTTTTATAAAAATAATGGTTTAATTTTGCCAATTTGTGCTGTGGGCTTAATTTATCTGATGATGCCCATTTATACGGTGCAATCGACATTAATTGAAAGGGAAAATAGCTTAAAAATTACAGCGATCGCCAACGCGGTACAATCAATCGTCACTAACTTAATGACTGTGATTTTAGCTTGGCGGGGGTTTGGTGTATGGGCTGTTGTCCTCTCAATGATATGCAGTTATATTCCTTGGGTAGTAATTATTTTACTCAATCACTCCTGGCGACCACCAAATCGATTTACCCTGGATAATTGGCAGCAAATTGCGTCTTTTGGCAGTAAATTATTAGGTGTTGACCTATTGAGCCGGGTAAGAATGTACCTCGACTACATGATTATCGGACCATTTTTAGGTTTGGAAGCATTGGGGATGTATTTCTTTGCCTTCAATGCAGGTTTAGGAATTAGCCAAAGTGTAATCAATGCTTTCACCTCTGCCTTGTTTCCCCATCTTTGTGCGGCTCGCAATGATAAAAAAGAACTGCAAACACAGTTTTTCCGGAGTCTGAAAACTATTGGTTTGATTGTTGTGCCCTTGGTGGCATTACAAATTACCTTAGCTCCCTTCTATGTACCTATCGTGTTTGGACAAAAATGGGTACCAGGAATTCCCATATTAATCTTAATTTGCCTGTCTGCAATTCCCCTGTCTTTGTCGCGGGCAACGTCTCAATTACTCCAAGCAGTAGATAAAACCCAAGTCGATTTGTATTGGAACCTAATATTTACAGTATTTTTTGCTGCTTCTTTGTTAGTTGCCGTTCAGGGAGGAATTTTGTGGGTGGCGATCGCTGTACTCTTTACCCAACTCATCGCCATGCCCATTTTTGGTATCTGGGTAATTCGTCAAGTCTTTGGAAAAAGATAA
- the dcd gene encoding dCTP deaminase — MAAKGMIYPFEPSLIREINTDPATSLKDNVSPQLRRVISYGLSSYGYDIRLSPVEFRIFRHVPGTVIDPKNFNPQNLEPTELHTDANGDYFILPAHSYGLGVALEKLSVPENITVICIGKSTYARCGIIANLTPAEAAWRGHLTLEFSNSSSADCRIYAREGVVQLLFLEGEPCAISYETRQGKYQDQAENVTLAKV; from the coding sequence CAAGTTTAATCCGAGAAATAAACACTGACCCTGCGACTTCTCTCAAGGATAACGTAAGTCCACAACTACGTCGCGTTATCAGCTACGGTTTATCTTCCTACGGTTATGATATTCGCCTATCTCCCGTGGAATTTCGCATTTTTCGGCACGTTCCCGGAACTGTAATTGATCCCAAAAACTTCAACCCCCAAAATCTGGAACCCACAGAGTTACATACTGATGCGAATGGTGACTATTTTATCTTGCCTGCCCATTCCTATGGCTTAGGTGTCGCCCTAGAAAAGTTGTCAGTTCCGGAAAATATTACAGTGATTTGTATAGGTAAATCTACATATGCGCGCTGCGGAATAATAGCAAATTTGACACCTGCTGAAGCTGCATGGCGAGGTCATTTGACCTTAGAATTTTCCAATTCTTCCAGTGCTGATTGTCGTATCTACGCCCGCGAAGGAGTTGTGCAGCTATTATTCCTAGAGGGAGAACCTTGTGCTATTAGCTATGAAACTAGGCAGGGTAAATATCAGGATCAGGCAGAGAATGTGACTTTAGCAAAAGTTTAG